From a region of the Poecile atricapillus isolate bPoeAtr1 chromosome 16, bPoeAtr1.hap1, whole genome shotgun sequence genome:
- the VPS37B gene encoding vacuolar protein sorting-associated protein 37B: MALDARRLEALSLQELSALLDDEKQLQDMAREMEEAQNVQHSKDMTLASNRSLAEGNLLYQPKLESLKSNLTEKYQELQVLFEAYQIKKTKLDRQSSNASLETLLALLQTEGAKIEEDTENMAEKFLDGEIPLDSFIDEYQSKRKLAHLRRVKIEKLQEMVLKGQRLPQAQPPAQPRPPEPAAAPADPYKADANPPPSVVPRRIPPPPPPSGPAGRFPTPFTAAMSSGPALSYPGAPYPPLPPRPGAAQPTSQTAQPGYPAQFVPPYPPPLPQRPPRLPPHPGFILQ, encoded by the exons atgGCGCTGGACGCGCGGCGCCTGGAGGCGCTGAGCCTGCAGGAGCTCAGCGCGCTGCTGGACGACgagaagcagctccaggacaTGGCCCGCGAGATGGAAGAG GCCCAAAATGTTCAGCACAGCAAGGACATGACTCTTGCCAGCAACCGCAGTCTGGCAGAAGGAAATCTCCTGTACCAGCCAAAGTTGGAGTCTCTGAAATCAAATTTGACTGAGAAATACCAAGAGCTGCAAGTTCTGTTTGAAGCATAccagataaagaaaacaaaactag ACAGACAATCCAGCAATGCTTCCCTGGAgaccctgctggcactgctgcagaccGAGGGGGCCAAGATTGAGGAGGACACAGAG AACATGGCAGAAAAGTTCCTTGATGGTGAAATACCACTGGATTCCTTCATCGACGAGTACCAGAGCAAGCGGAAACTGGCTCACCTGCGCCGGGTGAAGATCGAGAAGCTGCAGGAAATGGTGCTGAAGGGACAGAGACTTCCTCAGGCTCAGCCACCGGCACAGCCCAGGCCACCCGAGCCcgcagcagcccctgcagatCCCTACAAGGCGGATGCAAACCCTCCTCCCTCGGTGGTGCCCCGGCGGATCCCACCCCCGCCGCCTCCCTCGGGCCCAGCAGGACGATTCCCCACTCCCTTCACTGCAGCCATGAGTTCAGGACCAGCTCTTTCTTACCCAGGTGCTCCGtaccctcctctccctcctcggccgggagcagctcagcccacGAGTCAAACGGCACAGCCGGGATATCCAGCTCAGTTTGTACCACCCtaccctcctcctcttccccagagACCACCTCGCCTTCCACCACATCCTGGCTTTATCCTCCAGTAA